The Borreliella andersonii genome has a segment encoding these proteins:
- the murB gene encoding UDP-N-acetylmuramate dehydrogenase → MDKSLNNFLKKINIKPQTKNLADYSTYRIGNISKLFFTPKNVKEAENIFKAAIEEKIKLFILGGGSNILVNDDKELDFPIIYTGYLNRIEIHENKIVGECGADFENLCKIALNNSLSGLEFIYGLPGTLGGAVWMNARCFGNEISEILKKITFINDNGKTICKEFKKEDFKYKVSPFQNKNFFILKIELNLKRNNKKIIEEKMNKNKQARINKGHYLFPSSGSTFKNNKAFLKPSGQIIEECRLKGLSIGGATVSKYHGNFIININNATSNDIKSLIEKVKTEVYSKTGFLLEEEVLYIGFN, encoded by the coding sequence ATGGATAAAAGCCTAAATAATTTTCTTAAAAAAATCAATATTAAGCCTCAAACAAAAAATCTAGCCGACTATTCAACATATAGAATTGGAAACATTTCGAAATTATTTTTCACCCCCAAAAATGTTAAGGAAGCTGAAAATATTTTTAAAGCAGCAATAGAAGAAAAAATCAAACTATTTATTCTTGGGGGAGGATCAAATATCTTAGTCAATGACGATAAAGAACTTGATTTTCCAATAATATACACCGGATATCTAAACAGAATAGAGATTCATGAAAATAAAATTGTCGGCGAATGTGGCGCAGATTTTGAAAATTTATGTAAAATTGCACTTAATAACAGTTTAAGTGGCCTAGAATTTATCTATGGACTACCCGGGACACTAGGAGGCGCTGTATGGATGAATGCCAGATGCTTTGGAAATGAAATCTCTGAAATACTAAAAAAAATTACATTTATAAATGATAATGGAAAAACCATTTGCAAAGAATTTAAAAAAGAAGACTTTAAGTATAAAGTATCACCTTTTCAAAATAAAAACTTTTTCATATTAAAAATTGAATTGAATTTAAAAAGAAACAATAAGAAAATTATTGAAGAAAAAATGAATAAAAATAAACAAGCAAGAATAAATAAGGGTCACTATTTATTTCCAAGTAGCGGAAGCACTTTCAAAAATAATAAAGCATTTCTCAAGCCTAGTGGACAAATAATTGAAGAGTGCAGGCTCAAAGGATTAAGCATTGGGGGCGCCACAGTATCTAAGTATCATGGAAACTTTATTATCAATATTAACAATGCCACTTCCAACGACATAAAAAGCTTAATTGAAAAAGTAAAAACTGAAGTCTACTCGAAAACAGGATTTTTACTTGAAGAAGAAGTTCTTTACATAGGATTCAATTAA
- a CDS encoding cysteine--tRNA ligase, with protein MILKLYNTRTKDFSELTNFENVKVYACGPTVYNYAHIGNFRTYIFGDLLIKTLRFLGYKINYAMNITDIGHLTGDLDDGEDKVAKTAREKGLTAYEISEFFTEAFFNDCKKLNILYPDKVLVASKHIPIMIEVVKILEEKKITYFSNGNVYFDTSCFKSYGEMAGIDLIDKDMTLSRVDVDKFKRNKTDFVLWFTNSKFKDQEMKWDSPWGFGYPSWHLECAAMNLEYFKDTLDIHLGGVDHIGVHHINEIAIAECFLNKKWCDIFVHGEFLIMDYDKMSKSRGNFITVKDLEDQNFSPLDFRYLCLTSHYRNQLKFSLDNLQASKIARENLINKLSYFYRSLDPVDLNTLNKDLRNFDFSVEKEYYDSFVEKISFDLNVSQGLALLWEIIKSENLGFVSKLRLAFIFDEIMSLNLREEILKNLENYDVVIDENMKILIEERRIAKCEKNFKRADEIRDFFAKKGFVLVDTKEGTKVKRG; from the coding sequence ATGATTTTAAAGCTATATAATACTAGAACAAAGGATTTTTCAGAATTAACAAATTTTGAAAATGTTAAAGTGTATGCTTGCGGGCCTACTGTTTATAATTATGCTCACATTGGAAATTTTAGAACTTATATTTTTGGAGATTTATTAATTAAAACTTTAAGGTTTTTAGGATATAAAATTAACTATGCGATGAATATTACAGATATTGGACATTTAACAGGTGATCTTGATGATGGAGAAGATAAGGTTGCTAAGACCGCAAGGGAGAAGGGCCTTACAGCTTATGAGATTAGTGAATTTTTTACAGAGGCTTTTTTTAACGATTGTAAAAAATTAAACATTTTGTATCCGGATAAAGTTCTTGTTGCAAGTAAACATATTCCCATCATGATAGAGGTTGTTAAAATTCTTGAAGAAAAAAAAATTACTTATTTTTCTAATGGTAATGTGTATTTTGATACTTCTTGTTTTAAAAGCTATGGTGAGATGGCCGGCATTGATCTTATTGATAAAGATATGACTTTATCCAGAGTTGATGTTGATAAATTTAAAAGGAATAAAACCGATTTTGTTTTGTGGTTTACTAATTCTAAGTTTAAAGATCAGGAAATGAAATGGGATTCTCCTTGGGGATTTGGTTACCCAAGTTGGCATTTGGAGTGCGCTGCTATGAATTTGGAATATTTTAAAGATACGCTTGATATTCATTTGGGAGGAGTTGATCATATTGGAGTTCACCACATAAATGAAATAGCAATAGCAGAGTGTTTTTTGAATAAGAAGTGGTGTGATATCTTTGTTCATGGAGAATTTTTGATTATGGATTATGATAAGATGTCAAAGTCACGTGGAAATTTTATTACAGTTAAAGACTTGGAAGATCAAAATTTTTCTCCTCTTGATTTTAGATATTTGTGTTTGACATCACACTACAGAAACCAATTAAAATTTTCATTGGATAATCTTCAAGCAAGCAAGATTGCTAGAGAAAATTTGATAAACAAGTTAAGTTATTTTTATAGATCTTTAGATCCAGTTGATTTGAATACGCTTAATAAGGATTTAAGAAATTTTGATTTTAGTGTAGAGAAAGAATATTACGACTCTTTTGTAGAAAAAATTTCTTTTGATTTAAATGTTTCTCAAGGATTGGCTTTGCTTTGGGAGATAATTAAATCTGAAAATCTAGGCTTTGTTTCAAAGCTTAGATTAGCTTTTATTTTTGATGAGATTATGTCACTTAATCTGAGAGAAGAAATTTTAAAAAATTTAGAAAATTATGATGTAGTTATTGATGAGAATATGAAGATTTTGATTGAAGAGAGAAGAATAGCTAAATGTGAAAAAAATTTTAAGCGCGCTGATGAAATTAGAGACTTTTTTGCCAAAAAAGGTTTTGTTTTGGTTGATACTAAGGAAGGAACTAAGGTTAAAAGAGGCTAG
- a CDS encoding DNA-binding protein, which translates to MAIFLKNKYFYLSLIFIIFLFLFIFSGFLFYSKPIIYDISPIPTSHKDIIVIKGSNLGYSKGEININNSYLVKSSIISWNNTEIVFKITDEVNSGLIFVKGERGTSNELFLVISRQVPVKLNRKDIPFIFSEDKIILNANSSTLLQGMNLFSNSNTITIFLETKDKLYTILPQNILNVSENRLEFISPKTLNSSGKLYVLLNNIQSNKVPFSVKDDFFKWTLGDSKEFAIVEEIYFNQDISSNFDSNPEDINFNIFYLRPIENERQEITESGSEHLDFNIDNLFFENLKTNKFIFKTRVKTYKLDLEFLDAKYLESIEVDRDINNQEYKKYVQDKKKDYLSYNSVDLMSIDSLILSKTAGSNSVYNLAKAIFDVLVSNFKIIENDLGLKDSIKERKISSNNLIVLTNLLFLKYEIPLRNIVGLYYDSNSLKLNEHFWFEFFLAGVGFVYFDIINAVLFKDGSKYFLNMSDNYIQYGCKEDYDKNEFFDGYLDSGFLKYKSLTNGSYSLMHRFVLEDNF; encoded by the coding sequence TTGGCTATTTTTTTAAAAAACAAATATTTTTATTTAAGCTTAATTTTTATTATTTTTTTATTTTTATTTATTTTTTCTGGATTTTTATTTTATTCAAAGCCGATTATTTATGATATATCTCCAATTCCCACTTCGCATAAGGATATTATTGTTATTAAAGGGAGTAATTTAGGCTACAGTAAGGGAGAGATTAATATCAACAATAGTTATTTGGTTAAAAGTAGTATTATTAGCTGGAATAACACTGAAATAGTTTTTAAAATTACGGATGAAGTAAATTCCGGACTTATTTTTGTAAAAGGCGAAAGGGGTACTAGCAACGAACTTTTTCTTGTTATTAGTAGGCAAGTTCCTGTTAAACTTAATAGAAAAGATATACCTTTTATTTTTTCAGAGGATAAAATAATTTTGAATGCAAATTCTTCAACTTTATTGCAGGGTATGAATTTGTTTTCAAATTCTAATACTATTACAATTTTTCTTGAAACTAAGGACAAGCTTTATACAATTTTACCTCAAAATATTTTAAATGTTTCTGAGAATAGATTGGAATTTATTTCTCCTAAAACTTTAAATTCTAGTGGTAAGCTTTATGTTTTATTGAACAATATCCAAAGCAATAAAGTTCCGTTTTCTGTTAAGGATGATTTTTTTAAGTGGACTTTAGGTGATTCGAAAGAGTTTGCAATAGTTGAAGAGATTTATTTTAATCAAGATATTAGTAGCAATTTTGATTCAAACCCTGAAGATATTAATTTTAATATCTTCTATTTAAGACCAATTGAGAATGAGCGTCAAGAAATCACGGAGAGCGGTAGTGAGCATCTTGATTTTAATATTGATAATTTATTTTTTGAAAACCTGAAGACAAATAAATTTATTTTTAAGACTAGAGTGAAAACTTATAAACTTGATTTGGAATTTTTAGATGCGAAATATTTAGAAAGCATTGAGGTTGATAGAGATATTAACAATCAAGAGTACAAAAAGTATGTTCAAGATAAAAAAAAAGATTATTTATCTTACAATTCTGTTGATTTAATGTCGATAGATTCTCTAATTTTATCTAAAACTGCGGGCAGTAATTCGGTTTATAATTTAGCTAAAGCAATTTTTGATGTTTTGGTTTCAAATTTTAAAATTATTGAGAATGATTTAGGCTTAAAGGATTCTATCAAAGAAAGAAAAATTTCATCTAATAATTTAATAGTTCTTACTAATTTGTTATTTTTAAAGTACGAAATTCCGCTAAGAAATATAGTTGGGCTTTACTATGATTCTAATTCTCTTAAATTAAATGAGCATTTTTGGTTTGAATTTTTTTTAGCTGGGGTGGGGTTTGTATATTTTGATATAATAAATGCAGTATTATTTAAGGATGGCTCTAAGTATTTTTTGAATATGTCTGATAACTATATTCAATATGGATGCAAAGAGGATTATGATAAAAATGAATTTTTTGACGGGTATTTAGATTCTGGGTTTTTAAAGTATAAAAGCTTGACAAACGGATCGTATTCTTTAATGCACAGGTTTGTTTTGGAGGATAATTTTTAA
- the glyA gene encoding serine hydroxymethyltransferase — protein MRDDQIFNLIEKEKLREREHIELIASENFTSLEIRQAVGSILTNKYAEGYPLNRYYGGCSFIDEIESLAISRAKELFGAKYANVQPHSGSQANMAAIMALINPGDRILGMQLSHGGHLTHGSRVNFSGIFFNTYFYGVSRDSELIDYDEVLKIARDCRPNLIIAGASSYSRGIDFKKFREIADDVSAYLLCDIAHIAGLVVAGFHNSSIDVAHLTTSTTHKTLRGPRGGIILSGKDFDKLVSFNGKEKPLFNAVNSTVFPGTQGGPLVHVIAGKAIAFKEALQENFKEYISNVIKNTKVMAEYFKSEGFRIVSGGTDNHLFLVDLSNSDLTGADAEKLLESVNITLNKNAIPFDKKSPSLASGIRIGGAAITSRGLNENDSLNVAKFVVRALKAKSDIELKQIKKEVVRFIRDFDMP, from the coding sequence ATGAGAGATGATCAAATATTTAATTTAATTGAAAAAGAAAAATTAAGAGAAAGAGAACATATTGAGCTTATTGCTTCTGAAAATTTTACATCTTTAGAGATAAGGCAGGCTGTTGGCAGTATTTTAACCAATAAGTATGCCGAAGGATATCCTTTGAATCGATATTATGGTGGCTGTTCTTTTATTGATGAGATTGAATCTTTGGCAATTTCAAGAGCAAAAGAGCTTTTTGGTGCAAAGTATGCCAATGTTCAACCGCATAGCGGATCTCAGGCCAATATGGCTGCTATAATGGCTCTTATTAACCCAGGGGATAGAATTCTTGGCATGCAATTATCTCATGGAGGACATTTAACTCATGGCAGTAGGGTAAATTTTTCTGGTATATTTTTTAACACTTATTTTTACGGTGTTTCTAGAGATTCTGAGCTAATTGATTATGATGAAGTTCTTAAAATAGCTAGAGATTGTAGACCAAATTTAATAATAGCTGGTGCTTCTTCTTATTCAAGAGGAATTGATTTTAAAAAATTTAGAGAAATAGCAGATGATGTTTCTGCTTATCTTTTGTGTGATATTGCGCATATTGCAGGCCTTGTTGTTGCCGGTTTTCATAATTCTTCAATTGATGTAGCACATCTTACTACAAGTACTACGCATAAAACTTTAAGAGGGCCAAGAGGTGGAATAATACTTTCTGGAAAGGATTTTGACAAATTGGTAAGCTTCAATGGAAAAGAGAAGCCTTTATTTAATGCTGTAAATTCTACGGTTTTTCCTGGAACTCAAGGGGGTCCTTTAGTTCATGTTATTGCGGGTAAGGCTATTGCATTCAAAGAAGCTCTTCAAGAAAATTTTAAAGAATACATTTCTAACGTAATAAAAAATACTAAAGTTATGGCTGAATATTTTAAATCGGAAGGATTTCGTATTGTTAGTGGAGGTACGGACAATCATTTGTTTTTGGTTGATCTTAGTAATTCGGACCTTACCGGTGCTGATGCTGAGAAATTACTTGAGAGTGTAAATATTACTCTAAATAAAAATGCTATTCCTTTTGATAAAAAAAGTCCTTCTTTGGCTTCTGGTATTAGAATTGGGGGCGCTGCTATTACTTCTAGAGGCCTAAATGAAAACGATTCTTTAAATGTTGCTAAATTTGTTGTTAGAGCTTTAAAGGCAAAGTCTGATATTGAATTAAAACAAATAAAAAAGGAAGTTGTAAGATTTATTAGAGATTTTGATATGCCTTGA
- a CDS encoding J domain-containing protein, whose translation MPSPIRVFFLVLLFIFIFNPALIAMLFILFPFILILFSFLGVFRIYFTRDYSYSRSREFEFYKLSFLLMAKLLSILGTVTGEQLSYVNFIINSLNLSERDKSELYTIFHSAITKNNNADKILYTLKLGYFQHKDLFIWLFASLKEINRLSRYKNLEAEKFISYVSVFLELESDGYEAYKDINIKIVNPYSVLGLTYSASDDEIKKAYKSLVIKYHPDKFANDPVRQKDANDKFIKIQDAYEKICKERNIR comes from the coding sequence ATGCCAAGCCCAATTAGAGTGTTTTTTTTAGTGTTGTTGTTTATTTTTATTTTTAATCCCGCTTTAATAGCAATGCTTTTTATCTTATTTCCTTTTATTTTGATATTGTTTAGTTTTTTAGGTGTTTTTAGAATATACTTTACAAGGGATTACTCATATTCTAGATCCAGAGAGTTTGAATTTTATAAACTTTCTTTTTTATTAATGGCTAAATTGTTATCTATTTTGGGAACTGTAACTGGAGAGCAGCTAAGTTATGTCAATTTTATTATCAATTCTTTGAATTTGTCTGAACGTGATAAATCAGAGTTGTATACTATTTTTCATTCTGCTATTACTAAAAATAATAATGCTGATAAAATTTTGTATACCCTTAAGCTTGGTTATTTTCAGCACAAAGATCTTTTTATATGGCTTTTTGCATCTCTTAAAGAAATTAACAGACTTTCTAGATATAAAAATTTAGAAGCTGAAAAATTTATTTCTTATGTTAGTGTTTTTTTAGAACTTGAATCTGATGGTTATGAGGCCTATAAAGATATTAATATTAAAATTGTAAATCCCTATAGTGTTTTGGGGTTAACATACAGTGCTAGCGATGATGAGATTAAAAAGGCGTATAAAAGCCTTGTTATAAAATATCATCCTGATAAGTTTGCAAATGATCCTGTAAGGCAAAAAGATGCAAATGATAAATTTATAAAAATTCAAGATGCTTATGAAAAAATTTGTAAGGAAAGAAATATAAGGTAA
- a CDS encoding integrin-binding adhesin P66, whose translation MKSHILYKSIIFLTTSAAIFAADALKEKDIFKINPWIPTFGFENTSEFRLDMDELVPGFENKSKITIKLKPFEANPELGKDDPFSAYIKVEDLALKAEGKKDAQFKIDVGDITAQINMYDFFIKISTMTDFDFNKESLFSFAPMTGFKSTYYGFPSNDRIVRGTILARGTSKKIGTIQMGYKFPKLDLTFAIGGTGTGNRNQEKDKDTPYNKTYQGILYGIQATWKPIKNLLDQNEDPKSVIAETPFELNFGLSGAYGNDTFNNSSITYSLKDKSVIGNDLLSPTLSNSAILASFGAQYKLGLTKINDKNTYLILQMGTDFGIDPFASDFSVFGHISKAANFKKETSSDPNKKPENIFDPNGNALNFSKNTELGIAFSTGASIGFAWNKDAGEKESWEIKGSDSYSTTLFGEQDKKSGVALGISYGQNLYRSKDTEKRLKTISENAFQSLNVEISSYEDNKKGIINGLGWITSIGLYDILRQKSVENYPTTIPNTNSNNQAGQSSTSTNATVPNLTFEDAMKLGLALYLDYAIPITSISTEAYVVPYIGAYILGPSNKLSSDATKIYLKTGLSLEKLIRFTTISLGWDSNNIIELANKNTNNAAIGSAFLQFKIAYSGS comes from the coding sequence ATGAAAAGCCATATTTTATATAAATCAATTATATTTTTAACCACATCTGCAGCAATATTTGCAGCAGACGCATTAAAGGAAAAAGATATATTTAAAATAAATCCATGGATACCGACATTCGGATTTGAAAACACAAGTGAATTCAGATTAGACATGGATGAGCTTGTTCCTGGGTTTGAAAACAAAAGTAAAATTACTATTAAGCTTAAACCATTTGAAGCTAATCCCGAATTAGGCAAAGACGATCCATTCTCAGCTTACATTAAGGTAGAAGATCTTGCATTAAAAGCGGAAGGCAAAAAAGATGCTCAATTTAAAATTGATGTGGGAGATATTACAGCACAAATCAATATGTACGATTTTTTTATAAAAATAAGTACTATGACAGATTTTGACTTTAATAAAGAGTCTTTATTTAGTTTTGCACCCATGACTGGATTTAAAAGCACTTACTACGGATTCCCAAGTAATGACAGAATAGTAAGGGGGACAATTCTTGCAAGAGGTACTTCTAAAAAAATAGGAACAATTCAGATGGGATACAAATTCCCAAAACTCGACCTTACATTTGCAATAGGGGGAACAGGCACGGGTAACAGAAATCAGGAAAAAGACAAAGACACCCCTTACAATAAAACATATCAAGGAATACTTTATGGAATTCAGGCAACATGGAAGCCAATAAAAAATCTACTTGATCAAAACGAAGATCCTAAATCTGTAATTGCAGAAACACCTTTTGAATTAAATTTTGGCTTGTCAGGAGCCTATGGAAATGATACATTCAACAATTCATCAATAACATACTCTTTAAAAGATAAATCCGTAATCGGTAACGATTTATTGAGTCCAACTTTATCAAACTCTGCAATTTTAGCATCTTTTGGAGCTCAATATAAGCTTGGATTAACAAAAATTAATGATAAAAACACCTATCTTATTTTGCAAATGGGAACTGATTTTGGAATAGATCCTTTTGCAAGCGATTTTTCTGTATTTGGACACATCTCAAAAGCAGCAAACTTCAAAAAAGAAACATCTTCAGATCCTAATAAAAAACCCGAAAATATATTTGATCCAAATGGTAATGCCCTTAATTTCAGTAAAAATACAGAATTGGGCATTGCATTTTCAACAGGAGCAAGCATAGGGTTTGCTTGGAATAAAGATGCCGGCGAAAAAGAATCCTGGGAGATTAAAGGATCTGATTCCTACAGCACAACTCTATTTGGGGAACAAGACAAAAAATCTGGAGTTGCATTAGGAATAAGCTATGGACAAAACCTTTACAGATCTAAAGATACAGAAAAAAGATTAAAAACCATATCTGAAAATGCATTTCAAAGCTTAAATGTTGAAATTTCAAGCTATGAAGACAATAAAAAAGGTATTATAAATGGACTAGGATGGATAACATCTATTGGCCTTTATGATATTTTAAGACAAAAATCTGTAGAAAACTATCCCACAACAATTCCAAACACTAATTCAAATAATCAAGCTGGACAAAGTTCAACAAGCACAAATGCCACAGTCCCTAATCTTACATTTGAAGATGCAATGAAACTCGGCTTGGCTTTATATCTTGATTATGCAATTCCAATAACATCCATTTCAACAGAAGCATATGTAGTACCATATATTGGAGCATACATTTTGGGGCCTTCTAACAAACTCTCAAGCGATGCTACAAAAATTTATTTAAAAACAGGACTTAGCCTTGAAAAACTAATAAGATTTACAACAATTTCTCTTGGATGGGATTCTAATAACATCATAGAGCTTGCTAATAAAAACACAAATAATGCTGCTATTGGGAGCGCTTTCTTGCAATTCAAAATAGCCTACAGCGGAAGCTAA
- a CDS encoding L-lactate permease: MNFYDFITALVPIILIIIGLGIIKKPAYYVIPISLIATVAIVIFYKNLGIVNTSLAMLEGALMGIWPIAAVIIAAIFTYKMSEDQKDIETIKNILSNVSSDKRIIVLLVAWGFGNFLEGVAGYGTAVAIPVSILIAMGFEPFFACLICLIMNTSSTAYGSVGIPIISLAQATNLDVNIVSSKIAFQLILPTLTIPFVLVILTGGGIKGLKGVFLLTLLSGMSMAISQVFISKTLGPELPAILGSILSMTITIAYAKFFENKKTTEHQNKNTISLSKGIIACSPYILIVTFIVLVSPLFNKIHEYLKTFQSTISIYPETNPLHFKWIISPGFLIILATIISYSVRGVPMLRQIKIFKLTFKKMALSSFIIICIVAISRLMTHSGMIRDLANGISIITGKFGPLFSPLIGAIGTFLTGSDTVSNVLFGPLQTQMAENIGTDPYWLAAANTTGATGGKMISPQNITIATTTAGLIGQEGKLLSKTITYALCYMLATGLLVYLV, from the coding sequence ATGAATTTTTATGATTTTATAACAGCTTTGGTGCCAATAATCCTAATAATTATTGGACTTGGTATAATAAAAAAGCCAGCTTACTATGTAATACCCATATCATTAATAGCCACTGTTGCTATAGTTATATTTTATAAAAACTTGGGGATAGTAAACACAAGTCTAGCAATGCTTGAAGGCGCCTTAATGGGGATATGGCCAATAGCAGCTGTAATTATTGCTGCCATATTTACATACAAAATGTCAGAAGATCAAAAAGACATAGAAACTATTAAAAATATTTTATCAAATGTATCTTCTGATAAAAGAATTATAGTATTACTAGTAGCGTGGGGATTTGGAAATTTTTTAGAAGGAGTTGCTGGATATGGAACTGCTGTTGCAATCCCTGTATCAATATTAATAGCAATGGGATTTGAACCATTTTTTGCCTGCTTAATCTGCTTAATAATGAATACCTCATCAACCGCCTATGGATCTGTGGGAATTCCTATAATATCTTTAGCTCAAGCAACCAATTTGGACGTTAACATTGTTTCATCTAAGATTGCATTCCAACTAATACTTCCAACTTTAACAATACCTTTTGTACTGGTAATTCTTACAGGGGGAGGCATTAAAGGATTAAAAGGGGTATTCCTTCTTACCTTACTCTCAGGAATGTCAATGGCAATATCTCAAGTATTTATATCGAAAACTTTAGGTCCAGAACTTCCTGCAATCCTTGGAAGCATTCTTTCCATGACAATAACAATAGCTTATGCAAAGTTTTTTGAAAATAAAAAAACTACTGAGCACCAAAACAAAAACACAATATCCTTATCAAAAGGAATTATTGCCTGCTCACCCTACATTTTAATAGTAACATTTATAGTGCTTGTATCTCCTCTTTTTAATAAAATTCACGAATACCTAAAAACTTTTCAAAGCACTATTAGCATTTATCCAGAAACAAATCCCCTACACTTTAAATGGATTATCTCTCCAGGCTTTTTGATTATACTTGCAACAATAATATCCTATTCGGTACGGGGAGTTCCAATGTTAAGACAGATAAAAATATTTAAACTAACCTTTAAAAAAATGGCATTATCTTCATTTATAATCATATGCATTGTTGCAATATCAAGATTAATGACACATAGCGGAATGATAAGAGATCTTGCTAATGGAATCTCAATAATAACAGGCAAATTTGGACCATTATTTAGTCCACTAATTGGAGCTATTGGAACATTTTTAACAGGTAGTGACACAGTTTCAAATGTTCTTTTTGGACCTTTGCAAACACAAATGGCAGAAAATATTGGGACAGATCCTTACTGGCTTGCAGCAGCAAATACAACAGGAGCAACAGGAGGGAAAATGATTTCTCCCCAAAACATCACAATAGCAACAACAACTGCTGGATTAATTGGACAAGAAGGCAAGCTTTTATCAAAAACAATAACTTATGCTTTATGCTACATGTTAGCAACAGGATTGCTAGTTTATTTAGTATAA
- a CDS encoding D-alanyl-D-alanine carboxypeptidase family protein, giving the protein MNSICVIGKLLLTLFLFFSPICDDLFAVNLAEINKLSKYAKSIVLMDFDTKRILYSKKPNLVFPPASLTKIVTIYTALIEAEKRNIKLESIVPISDSASYYNSPPNSSLMFLEKGQIVNFEEILKGLSVSSGNDASIAIAEFVVGDLNSFVNLMNINALNLGLLNMHFVEPSGYSSENKITALDMAFFVKSYIEKYKFMLNIHSLKYFVYPKSKNLGTALSSKFLNVKQRNANLLIHDYPYSDGIKTGYIKESGLNLVATAKKGDRRLIAVVLGVEKRINGFGEKMRASIAKNLFEYGFNEYSRFPLIVKLKEKVYNGTVDTVALFSKEPFYYILTKDEFDKINISYTVDKLVAPLSGDIPVGRAGIFLENEKVGDVALFSDKVNKLGFWQSLYKSFVNFFSREN; this is encoded by the coding sequence ATGAATAGTATTTGTGTTATTGGGAAATTGTTATTAACTTTATTTTTATTTTTTTCTCCGATTTGTGATGATCTTTTTGCAGTTAATTTAGCTGAGATTAATAAATTATCAAAGTATGCAAAATCAATAGTTTTAATGGATTTTGATACCAAGCGAATACTTTATTCTAAGAAGCCTAATTTGGTTTTTCCTCCAGCATCGCTTACAAAGATTGTTACAATTTATACAGCTTTAATTGAAGCTGAAAAGCGAAATATAAAATTAGAAAGTATAGTTCCTATTAGTGATTCTGCTTCATATTATAATTCACCCCCCAATTCTTCTTTAATGTTTTTAGAAAAAGGTCAAATTGTTAATTTTGAAGAGATTTTAAAGGGCCTTTCAGTTTCTTCGGGCAACGATGCTTCTATTGCAATTGCTGAATTTGTAGTAGGTGATTTAAATAGCTTTGTTAATTTAATGAATATTAATGCTTTAAATTTGGGACTTTTAAATATGCATTTTGTTGAACCTTCTGGGTATAGCAGTGAGAATAAGATTACAGCATTAGATATGGCCTTTTTTGTAAAATCTTATATAGAAAAGTATAAATTTATGCTTAATATTCATTCTTTAAAGTACTTTGTTTATCCAAAGAGTAAAAATTTAGGAACTGCCTTGTCATCAAAATTTTTAAATGTAAAACAAAGAAATGCTAATTTATTAATACATGATTATCCTTATTCAGATGGTATTAAAACAGGATATATTAAGGAATCAGGCTTGAATCTTGTTGCTACTGCTAAAAAGGGCGATAGAAGGTTGATAGCAGTTGTATTGGGAGTTGAAAAAAGAATTAATGGATTTGGAGAGAAGATGAGAGCTTCGATTGCAAAAAATTTATTTGAATATGGATTTAATGAATATTCTAGATTTCCTTTAATAGTAAAATTAAAAGAAAAAGTCTATAATGGTACGGTAGATACAGTTGCTCTTTTTTCTAAAGAGCCTTTTTATTATATTTTAACCAAAGATGAATTTGATAAAATTAATATAAGTTATACTGTTGATAAATTGGTTGCTCCACTTAGTGGGGATATACCTGTTGGGAGGGCTGGGATTTTTTTAGAAAATGAAAAAGTAGGTGATGTTGCTTTATTTAGCGATAAAGTAAATAAATTGGGGTTTTGGCAAAGTCTTTATAAGAGTTTTGTAAATTTTTTTTCAAGAGAGAATTAA